In Brevinematales bacterium, the genomic stretch TCCACATGCACGTTCGGGCACGCCGCGATGGTTCCCGACGATACCGCGTTGCGGGAGTATATCGCCCGGATGACCCCCGAGGAGAAAATCGGACAGCTATTCATGCTCTGCCTGACCGGCGAGGAGCTTACCGACGAGATGCGGATATGGATCGGGGAACGCCATATCGGCGGGCTTGCCATATTCGGGAAGAATGTCGCGGACTCGAAACAGCTCGCGAAGCTGACCGCGGATATGCAGTCCGCCGCGTCGAATACACGTCTGGGTATCCCGCTCTTCATAGCGACAGACCATGAGCCGGGGACGAAGTTTATGCCGATATCGATCGGTACGAAGTTTCCGCCCGCGCTGACCCTCGCGTCGAAGAACGACCCCGATGTCATCCGGGATATGGCCGCGGCGATGGCGAAGGACCTCATCGGGTGGGGCGTTAATATGAACTTCTACCCGGTCGCCGACGTCGACCGCGCGGACGGCAAGGGATTTATGGGCGACCGCACGTTCGGGACGGACCCCGCGAAGGTCGCCGAGTACACCGCGATAGTGGTCGATACGTTCAACGCGTACGGGATTATCTCCGTAGCGAAACATTTCCCGGGGCATGGCGGAACGACCAAGGATTCGCATAAGACGATGCCGATTATCAAGAAATCCCTCGCGGCGCTCAAGGCGAAGGATTTCCTGCCGTACTATAAAGCGATGGAGAAGGGGCTGCCCGCCGTGATGATGGCGCATATTTTATATCCCCTTCTCGACGCGAACTATCCCGCGACATTATCGAAGATCATTATACGGAATATCCTGCGGAACGATATGGGTTTCGACGGGGTGGTGATTACCGACGAACTATTGATGGACGCGATCAAGAAGAACTACTCGATACCGGAGGCATGCCGGCTCGCGATCGAGGCGGGAGTGGATATTCTCCTGATCACGCGGCCGTACCTGATGAAGACGCCGGTCGAGAAGGTGTACCAGTCGATGGTGACCGGCCTGAAGAAGGGGCAGCTCAATTCCTCGATTGTGGACGACGCTGTCTACCGGATATTGAAAACGAAGGCGATGTACCTGGGGTTCCAGATAAACGCCGGGCAGTAAACATTACTTGACATCTTGCCCGCGAGGCATTAAACTTATTCAGGTTTAGGAGGAATGGAATGAAGCGCTTAATTAAGAAACTTTTTAAAGATGAAAAAGGTCAGGGCATGGTCGAATATATTCTGATTGTCGCGATTATCGTCGCGGTGATTATCGCGGTATTCGCGATCCTCAAGCCGCAGATCGAAAAAGCCACCGGGCAGGCGACCAATACCAACATCATAATGACGAACGAAGTGATGATAACCAACGAAGTCCAGCCGGTTCAGTAAATAGA encodes the following:
- a CDS encoding glycoside hydrolase family 3 protein → MRNLIIGLMFLAMGTTLSTCTFGHAAMVPDDTALREYIARMTPEEKIGQLFMLCLTGEELTDEMRIWIGERHIGGLAIFGKNVADSKQLAKLTADMQSAASNTRLGIPLFIATDHEPGTKFMPISIGTKFPPALTLASKNDPDVIRDMAAAMAKDLIGWGVNMNFYPVADVDRADGKGFMGDRTFGTDPAKVAEYTAIVVDTFNAYGIISVAKHFPGHGGTTKDSHKTMPIIKKSLAALKAKDFLPYYKAMEKGLPAVMMAHILYPLLDANYPATLSKIIIRNILRNDMGFDGVVITDELLMDAIKKNYSIPEACRLAIEAGVDILLITRPYLMKTPVEKVYQSMVTGLKKGQLNSSIVDDAVYRILKTKAMYLGFQINAGQ